One genomic window of Candidatus Pseudobacter hemicellulosilyticus includes the following:
- a CDS encoding metallophosphoesterase, which produces MRIGLILFLFALSGLPGSAQDFSFVFMTDIHVKPEAGAAKGFRKAIDTANTLPADFVLMGGDLVFDVMRGNRGRGDTLFRLYKETARHFRQRVYPCIGNHELFGIYAESGLDSTDPDYKYGMYERYLGPTWYSFDHKGWHFIVLNSIDAKDYKYYGVIGPEQMAWLKKDLAALPAGMPIVLVTHIPLVSAFQQLNPPKTAPADVNGLWVSNRNEVLALFDTLNLKLVLQGHLHWLEDLYLNNKTHFITGGAIAGRPSWRGTRHEEEGFLHIKIVKGEVKWDYIDYGWEVMPE; this is translated from the coding sequence ATGAGAATTGGATTGATCCTCTTCCTGTTTGCACTGTCCGGACTGCCGGGCAGTGCGCAGGACTTTTCTTTCGTCTTCATGACAGACATACATGTGAAGCCGGAAGCCGGCGCCGCCAAAGGTTTTCGTAAGGCCATTGATACTGCCAATACATTACCGGCAGATTTTGTACTGATGGGCGGCGACCTGGTCTTTGATGTCATGAGAGGCAATAGGGGACGGGGCGATACACTGTTTCGCCTTTACAAAGAAACAGCCCGGCATTTCCGCCAGCGGGTGTATCCCTGCATCGGCAATCATGAACTGTTCGGTATCTATGCAGAGAGTGGACTGGATTCTACTGATCCTGATTATAAGTACGGCATGTATGAGCGTTACCTGGGGCCAACCTGGTATTCCTTTGATCATAAGGGCTGGCATTTTATTGTGCTGAATTCTATTGATGCAAAGGACTATAAATATTATGGTGTCATCGGGCCGGAGCAGATGGCCTGGTTGAAAAAAGACCTGGCTGCATTGCCGGCCGGCATGCCCATTGTGCTGGTGACGCATATTCCATTGGTATCTGCCTTTCAGCAATTGAACCCGCCAAAGACGGCGCCTGCTGATGTAAACGGTCTCTGGGTCTCCAACCGGAACGAGGTCCTGGCCCTTTTTGACACGCTCAACCTCAAACTGGTATTGCAGGGCCACCTGCATTGGCTGGAAGATCTGTACCTGAACAATAAAACACATTTTATTACCGGCGGGGCCATTGCCGGTCGGCCCAGCTGGCGGGGTACCCGGCATGAAGAAGAAGGATTTCTCCATATAAAAATAGTGAAGGGTGAAGTGAAATGGGATTATATTGATTACGGATGGGAGGTGATGCCGGAATAA
- a CDS encoding TonB-dependent receptor, whose amino-acid sequence MHKILYLTLICLSFSILTFSQQPATGSLTGAVKTAGGEKLASATLLLTMKEKQWNTTSNEQGIFYFNNLTPGRYVLKISYAGYADHLETINIVAGGQERDFLLSQANEQLEEVLVSTQKRLQSRVDVPIAVSAISGPAMNRLNIRQYDELAQYVPGLQMQLQSPNNPSYVIRGITSDEGDTRTQHRVSVFQDGVSMSRSRGSVAELFDMERVEVVKGPQGTLFGRGAQIGAVHLIQNKPTHQLGGELQLGYGNWNQQIANGYINTPLGDKFANRFAFFYNQRDGFIDNKAGGDLNGRNVIALRNTLRFQPSAATTADLIINYQHDNYPGTSFKSMQYAPAGGDTAFWSAAALNPGKDLYIKRDVLGLTLLLNHQLSSRWDLASITGYRQYDSDEAFDADGTNAPVLFLNEMAKGKQFSQEFRFNYDDKKRFSGFFGASFFHENASTDLPLRINEQSLYVAATPLIQQAVAGQLLAAGLPAQQVNALIPALFPIQPVLKNGQPVYVSNLPDIAGTLAMAGIPLAALPVSIQQLVGAISKAPLNAYHEEWSHDYGKNTAYEIFADGTYKLAGGLSLTAGLRGSYEKQMGGYQADPSAQPGALGILMGNYPNLLWTPTDGKYTVTKDYFSYVGRVALNYIFGENNVYASVSRGRRPGVIMLTAADTTFLQPEIVWSYEAGVKGRIAGGKLGYDLAVYYYDWSHFQSNSYELRNGSLVYVSKDAGKAHSLGLEAALQYQFLRQSHVFANWACIDGQFNEEDEQGNKQEYAGNTFRLTPKNSFSAGVDLNLPLQKGRNTIVYVRPSYTYKSKVYFENSNRADLSQDGFGLLNATAGIRWTAGRLRYDVTLFGRNLADEKYLIDAGNTGDAIGMPTYIAGNRRTLGLMFKLGF is encoded by the coding sequence ATGCATAAGATTCTTTATTTAACCCTGATCTGCTTATCCTTTTCAATCCTGACCTTTTCACAGCAGCCGGCTACCGGCAGTCTGACCGGCGCCGTTAAAACCGCCGGCGGAGAAAAACTGGCCAGCGCCACCCTGCTGCTGACCATGAAGGAAAAGCAATGGAACACAACCAGTAACGAACAAGGGATTTTTTACTTTAATAACCTGACACCCGGCAGGTATGTATTAAAGATCAGCTATGCCGGGTATGCTGATCACCTGGAAACAATCAACATCGTTGCCGGCGGGCAGGAAAGGGATTTTCTGCTCAGCCAGGCTAACGAACAGCTGGAAGAAGTGTTGGTCAGCACCCAGAAGCGACTGCAAAGCAGGGTAGATGTACCCATTGCAGTAAGTGCTATCAGCGGACCTGCCATGAACCGGCTCAATATCCGCCAGTACGATGAGCTGGCCCAGTATGTTCCCGGTCTCCAGATGCAATTGCAAAGCCCCAACAACCCCAGCTATGTGATCCGCGGTATCACTTCCGATGAAGGCGATACCCGCACCCAGCACCGCGTTTCCGTTTTCCAGGACGGTGTATCCATGTCGCGCTCCCGTGGCTCCGTGGCCGAGCTGTTCGATATGGAAAGGGTGGAAGTGGTGAAAGGACCGCAGGGAACCCTGTTCGGTCGTGGGGCGCAGATTGGCGCCGTACACCTGATCCAGAACAAACCCACTCACCAGCTGGGCGGTGAATTGCAGCTGGGCTATGGCAACTGGAACCAGCAGATAGCCAATGGTTATATCAATACGCCGCTGGGCGATAAATTCGCCAACCGCTTCGCTTTCTTTTACAACCAGCGGGATGGTTTTATTGACAACAAAGCCGGTGGCGACCTCAACGGCCGCAATGTGATTGCCCTGCGCAATACACTGCGCTTCCAGCCTTCCGCTGCCACTACTGCCGACCTGATCATCAATTACCAGCACGATAATTATCCCGGTACCAGCTTCAAGAGCATGCAATATGCACCGGCCGGTGGTGATACCGCTTTCTGGTCGGCCGCTGCGCTCAATCCCGGGAAAGACCTCTATATCAAACGCGATGTACTGGGCCTGACCCTGCTGCTCAACCACCAGCTGTCCAGCCGCTGGGACCTGGCTTCCATCACCGGTTACCGGCAGTATGATTCTGATGAAGCTTTTGATGCGGATGGTACCAACGCCCCGGTGCTGTTCCTGAATGAAATGGCTAAGGGCAAACAGTTCAGCCAGGAGTTCCGCTTCAACTATGACGATAAAAAAAGGTTCTCCGGTTTCTTCGGCGCCAGCTTTTTCCATGAGAATGCCAGCACCGATCTGCCCCTGCGCATCAATGAGCAGAGCTTGTATGTGGCCGCTACACCGCTGATCCAGCAAGCTGTCGCAGGGCAGTTGCTGGCGGCAGGTCTGCCGGCACAGCAGGTCAACGCCCTGATCCCGGCACTCTTCCCCATACAACCTGTACTGAAGAATGGACAGCCGGTCTATGTCAGCAACCTGCCGGATATTGCCGGTACGCTGGCCATGGCCGGTATTCCCCTGGCGGCATTGCCGGTGAGTATCCAGCAACTGGTTGGCGCTATTTCCAAGGCGCCGCTGAATGCTTACCATGAGGAATGGTCGCACGACTATGGTAAGAATACAGCCTACGAAATTTTTGCCGATGGTACCTACAAACTGGCCGGCGGTCTTTCGCTCACGGCTGGTCTGCGCGGCAGCTATGAAAAACAAATGGGCGGCTACCAGGCTGATCCCTCTGCACAGCCAGGAGCCTTGGGTATCCTGATGGGAAATTACCCCAACCTGCTGTGGACGCCTACCGATGGTAAGTACACGGTGACCAAGGATTATTTCTCCTATGTAGGCCGTGTGGCGCTCAATTATATTTTTGGTGAGAACAATGTATACGCCAGTGTTTCCAGGGGCCGCAGGCCGGGGGTGATCATGCTCACGGCTGCCGATACCACTTTCCTGCAACCTGAAATTGTATGGAGCTATGAAGCAGGTGTCAAAGGCCGTATAGCGGGCGGTAAACTGGGGTATGACCTGGCCGTTTATTATTACGACTGGAGCCACTTCCAGTCCAATAGCTATGAGCTGCGTAATGGCAGCCTGGTCTATGTTTCCAAAGATGCCGGCAAGGCGCATAGCCTGGGCCTGGAAGCCGCGCTGCAATACCAGTTCCTGCGCCAGAGCCATGTGTTTGCCAACTGGGCCTGTATTGACGGTCAGTTCAATGAGGAAGATGAGCAGGGCAATAAACAGGAATATGCCGGCAACACTTTCCGCCTGACACCGAAGAACAGTTTCTCGGCAGGGGTGGACCTGAACCTGCCGCTGCAAAAAGGAAGAAATACCATAGTATATGTGCGTCCTTCGTATACATATAAAAGCAAAGTGTACTTTGAGAACAGCAACCGGGCAGATCTCAGCCAGGACGGTTTTGGCCTGCTGAATGCTACTGCCGGTATCCGCTGGACAGCTGGCCGGCTGCGCTATGATGTAACCCTTTTTGGCAGGAATCTGGCCGATGAAAAATACCTGATAGATGCAGGGAATACAGGTGATGCTATTGGAATGCCTACGTATATTGCGGGTAACAGGCGTACGCTTGGCCTAATGTTCAAACTCGGATTCTAA
- a CDS encoding glycerophosphodiester phosphodiesterase family protein: protein MKQLTAIFILCIVLAGKGFAQDTALARYQGNYRFPAGGQAGNAVVLVKGDKLEISAAIGTATLKRRKMDLFDVVEYEGSVQFLRDTAGKVARLQVKIPAGEIDLEGELHPEDVDSTETVTEEITTGMLSGDEMRQMMVELGPGPIQPARVREPFVAGGAFDVQAHQGGCGLYPCNTIEAFINAVKLGVNTLELDCVVSKDLRVVVSHDQFMNATMLLPSGSDAITKDNQLSYNIFTMKYDSVRKFDAGSRKNPEFPQQKKLKTYKPLLTEVIDSVENYVRRNKLKPVRYNIEIKSLRGDDQFHPSPEIFADLITRIVYGRRIEWQVLIQSFDVRPLKIIHERYPNLMISLLVHNQKTLEENLQALGFKPDVYSPHFSLVTPALVKEVKEKKIGLIPWTVDQLSDLKKIKAMGVDGIITNYPDRLLSLKK from the coding sequence ATGAAACAACTAACCGCAATTTTCATCCTATGTATTGTATTGGCGGGTAAAGGCTTTGCCCAGGATACAGCACTGGCGCGTTACCAGGGCAATTATCGTTTTCCTGCCGGAGGGCAGGCTGGCAATGCAGTGGTGCTGGTGAAAGGCGATAAGCTGGAGATCAGCGCTGCTATTGGTACGGCTACTTTGAAGAGAAGAAAAATGGACCTGTTTGATGTGGTGGAATATGAAGGTTCTGTGCAGTTCCTTCGGGATACTGCCGGGAAAGTAGCACGCCTGCAGGTGAAGATCCCTGCCGGTGAAATAGACCTGGAAGGTGAACTGCATCCGGAAGATGTGGATTCTACAGAAACTGTTACAGAGGAAATCACAACGGGCATGCTGTCCGGGGATGAGATGCGTCAGATGATGGTTGAACTGGGGCCAGGCCCCATACAGCCGGCACGTGTACGCGAACCTTTTGTCGCCGGAGGCGCTTTTGATGTACAGGCACACCAGGGTGGTTGTGGATTGTATCCCTGCAATACCATTGAGGCATTCATTAATGCCGTTAAGCTGGGCGTTAATACGCTGGAGCTGGATTGCGTGGTCTCCAAAGACCTTCGGGTGGTAGTGTCTCATGACCAGTTCATGAATGCCACTATGCTGCTGCCTTCCGGCAGCGATGCCATTACAAAGGACAACCAGCTTTCTTACAATATCTTCACCATGAAGTATGATAGCGTACGGAAGTTTGACGCCGGCTCCCGGAAAAATCCGGAGTTTCCGCAGCAAAAAAAGCTGAAGACCTATAAGCCCCTGCTGACGGAGGTGATTGATTCGGTAGAAAACTATGTTCGCAGGAACAAGCTGAAACCAGTGCGGTACAATATCGAGATCAAATCGCTCAGGGGTGATGATCAGTTCCATCCCTCACCGGAGATATTTGCCGACCTGATAACGAGAATTGTCTATGGCAGGAGAATAGAATGGCAGGTCCTTATCCAGTCGTTTGATGTACGGCCGCTGAAGATTATTCATGAAAGATATCCGAACCTCATGATCTCTTTGCTGGTGCATAACCAGAAAACGCTGGAAGAAAACCTGCAGGCGCTGGGTTTTAAACCGGATGTATACAGTCCTCATTTTAGCCTGGTGACGCCGGCGCTGGTGAAGGAAGTGAAGGAAAAGAAAATAGGGCTCATTCCCTGGACGGTAGATCAGCTGTCGGATCTGAAAAAGATCAAAGCCATGGGCGTGGATGGGATCATTACCAATTACCCGGACAGGCTGCTGTCACTGAAAAAATAA
- a CDS encoding aminotransferase class I/II-fold pyridoxal phosphate-dependent enzyme encodes MKLSKLAESIPGSPILAMSNSIKAMIAGGNPVDNFTVGDFNPAFFPIPATLEEAIIKAYQEHQTNYPAAEGNLDLRKAISQFAQSFQGHAYTENEVLVGAGGRPLIYALYRTIVDKGDKVVYPVPGWNNHFYASLTEAEHCTVETAADNFFMPTAADLAPHLEGATLLALCSPQNPTGTCFRKEDLLGICQLVVEENNRRGPDQKKLYVMFDQMYSLLLQGDNQHYHPVGLMPEMRPYTIYIDAISKAFAATGVRVGWALGPAAVLNKMKSILTHVGAWAPMAEQKATAWFLGQTELVNEYLQEIRRQIGERLFQLHDGILALKAKGFPVDAIKPQAALYLTMKIDIPQAHTLMLDEANMGILPFDTFGSPDGTPWYRISVGTCKLEAIPGVLERMEKALVSAMTAV; translated from the coding sequence AAACTCGCTGAAAGCATTCCAGGCTCACCCATCCTGGCTATGAGCAATTCCATCAAAGCCATGATTGCCGGAGGCAATCCGGTAGACAACTTTACCGTAGGTGATTTCAACCCCGCCTTCTTTCCCATACCGGCTACCCTGGAAGAGGCCATTATCAAAGCCTATCAGGAGCACCAGACCAACTACCCCGCTGCGGAAGGCAACCTTGATCTGCGTAAGGCTATCAGCCAGTTTGCCCAGTCGTTCCAGGGCCATGCCTATACCGAGAATGAAGTGCTGGTAGGCGCCGGCGGCCGGCCGCTGATCTATGCCCTGTACCGCACCATTGTGGACAAGGGCGATAAAGTAGTGTATCCCGTACCCGGCTGGAACAACCATTTCTATGCTTCCCTCACAGAAGCAGAACACTGCACCGTAGAGACGGCCGCAGATAATTTCTTTATGCCCACAGCGGCCGACCTGGCCCCACACCTGGAAGGCGCTACCCTGCTGGCCCTCTGCTCACCGCAGAATCCCACCGGCACCTGCTTCCGCAAAGAAGACCTGCTGGGTATCTGCCAGCTGGTAGTGGAAGAGAACAACCGCCGTGGTCCGGACCAGAAGAAGCTCTATGTCATGTTCGACCAGATGTACAGCCTGCTTCTCCAGGGCGATAACCAGCATTATCATCCCGTAGGACTGATGCCCGAAATGCGTCCCTACACAATTTATATTGACGCCATCAGCAAGGCCTTCGCCGCTACCGGCGTACGTGTGGGCTGGGCTTTAGGACCCGCCGCCGTACTCAATAAAATGAAATCCATCCTCACGCACGTAGGCGCCTGGGCGCCTATGGCCGAGCAGAAAGCCACTGCCTGGTTCCTGGGACAGACTGAACTGGTGAATGAATACCTCCAGGAGATCCGCCGCCAGATCGGTGAGCGCCTGTTCCAGCTGCATGACGGCATCCTGGCCCTCAAAGCCAAAGGCTTCCCGGTAGATGCTATCAAACCGCAGGCAGCGCTTTACCTCACCATGAAGATCGATATCCCGCAAGCGCATACCCTGATGCTGGATGAGGCCAATATGGGCATCCTTCCCTTTGATACCTTTGGTTCGCCCGATGGCACTCCCTGGTACCGCATCAGCGTAGGCACCTGTAAGCTGGAAGCCATTCCCGGTGTACTGGAAAGAATGGAGAAAGCACTGGTCAGCGCTATGACAGCCGTATAA